The following coding sequences lie in one Cyanobacterium sp. Dongsha4 genomic window:
- a CDS encoding VOC family protein, whose amino-acid sequence MNKYLFHLAIPINDINTAKKFYGDILGCDIGRENQHAVIFNFYGHQLVGHTTKETLVPPPSIYPRHFGIIFMEESHWNDLLHRCQEKDLQLYQQPKLRFKGEITEHKTFFLQDPFYNILEMKFYRHYEAIFGANDFLTIGDR is encoded by the coding sequence ATGAATAAATATCTTTTTCATCTAGCTATACCAATCAATGATATTAACACTGCCAAAAAATTTTATGGTGATATTTTAGGTTGTGATATTGGCAGAGAAAATCAACACGCTGTTATTTTCAATTTTTATGGACATCAATTAGTAGGACATACCACCAAAGAAACTTTAGTACCGCCCCCTAGTATTTATCCCCGTCACTTTGGTATTATTTTTATGGAAGAATCCCATTGGAATGATTTACTACATAGATGTCAAGAAAAAGATTTACAATTATATCAACAACCAAAACTCAGATTTAAAGGTGAAATTACAGAACATAAAACCTTTTTTTTACAAGATCCATTTTATAATATTTTGGAAATGAAATTTTATCGTCATTATGAGGCTATTTTTGGAGCAAATGATTTTCTAACGATAGGCGATCGATAA
- a CDS encoding universal stress protein has translation MYDKILVSLDRSPIAQSVFETALYLGKNCHSQLNFLHVLSQETTETPLSFAPYSFTYDTEIIKELQHQWEKYKQESIEMLQYWTNQAKDQGLKAEFKQIYGHPGTIICQEAQEWGANLIVMGRRGHSTVSELLLGSVSSYVIHRSHCAVHLVQF, from the coding sequence ATGTATGACAAGATATTGGTATCTCTCGATCGCTCCCCCATAGCACAAAGTGTATTTGAAACTGCTTTATATTTAGGGAAAAATTGTCACTCCCAACTCAATTTCCTTCATGTGTTGTCTCAGGAAACCACAGAAACTCCCCTCAGTTTTGCTCCTTATTCTTTTACTTACGACACGGAAATAATTAAAGAATTACAGCATCAATGGGAGAAATATAAACAAGAGTCGATCGAAATGTTGCAATATTGGACAAATCAAGCAAAAGATCAAGGGCTAAAGGCGGAATTTAAGCAAATTTATGGGCATCCGGGTACTATTATTTGTCAAGAGGCTCAAGAATGGGGTGCAAATCTAATTGTTATGGGTAGGAGAGGACATTCTACCGTAAGCGAATTATTATTAGGCAGTGTCAGTAGCTATGTTATTCATCGCAGTCATTGTGCAGTACATTTAGTACAGTTTTAG
- a CDS encoding ribonuclease R family protein — protein sequence MEKGTLVEFKVNGDRRLGVIEKPEGKKDWIAIDENGNSHKVRPQKVDFLVEGESFKYTDIPRFVKQVTPHLDASSLEIAWELLIEEATPVTPAELATLIFEEETPVFRYAAHLLLSDDKIYFKKKGDVYEPRPQTQVEEIKHQIEIEIQKKLEKEIFAQKIQQALSGEKVHWQDSELTRLNFLEKYVLQPENPPKQALDILESLGKQKTPESSLQLLIDLQLWSKHENIFLRRSSYPNDFPQQVYEVAHSILDRIFTKEFIDKDSQRLDLTHHKIYTIDDESTTEIDDGISLEFLDNGLARLWIHIADPTRLINPDDPLDLEARRRSTSLYLPTGMVPMFPSELATGPMSLVQGQICPALSFGVVLDEEGAVKEYEIHSTLVKPTYRLTYHDVDEMLTLNIQGEEEIIRIAQEAKKREQWRKNNGSVMISMPEAIIKVKNEEEVSIELLEMSRSRLVVAEMMILAGEVAGKYCQEHNIPVPFRGQPQPELPPEEELILLPPGPVRSCALRRCMPKSETGLTPSRHASLGLETYTQVTSPIRRYTDLLSHFQIKAHLRGEELPFERDKMQQIIYEVVSTSSEASFVERQTNRYWSLQYFLQHSGEVWHGLVLRWLREDDGLALILLEELGLEFAHRFDRNVKLGEQLQLEVSFCDPQRDEIRFREAVFN from the coding sequence GTGGAAAAAGGAACATTAGTTGAATTTAAAGTAAATGGCGATCGCCGCTTAGGTGTCATTGAAAAACCAGAAGGGAAAAAAGACTGGATAGCCATAGATGAAAACGGCAATTCCCATAAAGTTAGACCCCAAAAAGTAGATTTTTTAGTAGAAGGAGAATCCTTTAAATATACCGATATACCCCGATTTGTTAAACAAGTAACCCCTCATTTAGATGCTTCTAGCTTGGAAATTGCTTGGGAGTTATTGATTGAAGAAGCAACTCCTGTTACTCCGGCTGAATTAGCAACTCTCATTTTTGAGGAGGAAACACCAGTTTTCCGTTATGCCGCCCATTTACTTTTATCTGATGACAAGATTTATTTTAAGAAAAAAGGGGATGTTTATGAACCTCGTCCTCAAACTCAGGTAGAAGAAATTAAACATCAAATTGAAATTGAGATACAAAAAAAACTAGAAAAAGAAATATTCGCCCAAAAAATTCAACAAGCGTTGTCAGGAGAAAAAGTCCATTGGCAAGATTCGGAGTTAACTCGACTAAATTTTCTCGAAAAATATGTCCTACAACCTGAAAATCCCCCCAAACAGGCATTAGACATATTAGAATCTTTAGGTAAACAGAAAACTCCTGAATCATCACTACAATTACTGATAGACTTGCAACTATGGAGTAAACACGAAAATATCTTTTTACGTCGTAGTTCTTACCCCAATGATTTCCCTCAACAGGTATATGAAGTGGCCCATTCAATCCTCGATCGCATCTTCACTAAAGAATTTATCGATAAAGATAGTCAACGCCTTGACTTAACCCATCATAAAATTTACACCATTGATGATGAAAGCACCACCGAAATTGACGACGGTATCAGTTTAGAGTTTTTAGATAACGGTTTAGCCCGTCTTTGGATACATATAGCTGATCCCACCCGTTTAATTAATCCCGATGATCCCTTAGACTTAGAAGCAAGAAGACGTAGCACAAGTTTATATTTGCCCACAGGCATGGTGCCAATGTTCCCCTCAGAATTAGCTACAGGCCCTATGAGCTTAGTACAAGGTCAAATTTGCCCTGCATTAAGTTTTGGAGTGGTTTTAGACGAAGAGGGGGCGGTTAAGGAGTACGAAATTCATTCTACCCTAGTCAAACCTACTTATCGCCTTACTTACCACGATGTCGATGAGATGTTAACCCTTAATATTCAGGGAGAAGAAGAAATCATCCGTATTGCCCAAGAAGCCAAGAAAAGGGAACAATGGCGCAAGAATAACGGTTCTGTAATGATTTCCATGCCAGAAGCCATTATCAAAGTGAAAAACGAAGAAGAAGTTTCCATCGAACTGTTAGAAATGTCTCGATCGCGCCTTGTGGTAGCTGAGATGATGATTTTAGCAGGAGAAGTGGCAGGAAAATATTGTCAAGAGCATAATATTCCCGTGCCATTTAGGGGACAACCTCAACCAGAATTACCCCCAGAAGAAGAGCTAATTTTACTTCCTCCCGGACCCGTGAGATCCTGTGCTTTACGGCGTTGTATGCCCAAGAGTGAAACGGGTTTAACCCCTTCTCGTCATGCTAGTTTAGGCTTAGAAACCTATACTCAAGTAACATCCCCCATCCGCCGATATACCGACTTGCTCTCCCATTTCCAAATCAAAGCTCACTTGCGAGGAGAAGAATTACCCTTTGAAAGAGATAAAATGCAACAGATAATTTATGAGGTGGTTTCCACTTCCTCTGAGGCTTCTTTTGTGGAGAGACAAACTAACCGCTATTGGAGTTTACAATACTTTTTACAACATAGTGGAGAAGTCTGGCATGGCTTAGTATTACGTTGGTTAAGAGAAGATGACGGACTAGCCTTAATTTTGTTAGAAGAATTAGGATTAGAATTTGCCCATAGATTCGATCGCAATGTAAAATTAGGAGAACAACTACAGTTAGAGGTCTCATTTTGTGATCCTCAACGAGATGAGATTCGTTTTCGAGAAGCAGTTTTCAATTAG